A single genomic interval of Hevea brasiliensis isolate MT/VB/25A 57/8 chromosome 4, ASM3005281v1, whole genome shotgun sequence harbors:
- the LOC110660661 gene encoding uncharacterized protein LOC110660661 isoform X6 translates to MFTCISPVTNCCSCHWTLAITSSQDIEVARGHRGNAKLRVEAFVTLRVLVSKVGTADALAFFLPGVVSQFAKVLHVSKTMISGAAGSVDATDQAIRGLAEYLMVVLQDDANLSNLDIPLNVIAGFSSNKNESVHSILDELCHLPSITQGQRKIVAAESIGVAADLDSHGSDIKINRNNKFGKEIGSLHVDRTRDWIEKTSAHLDKLLSATFPHICVHPAKKMRRGLLAAIQGLLSNCSYTLKDSRLMLLECLCVLIVDDSEEVSAPAQEFIEYLFSSSGKHHVKRDITEIFSRLIEKLPKVVMGNEDSLALSHAKKLLAVIYYSGPHFVMEQLVSPVTAARFLDVLALCLSQNSLFAGDLHKLTLARPSSVGYLPSVAELKANSQFLTDYQTIMDFVPSDISKLRDIQGRRIQYPLETVENNYELPRMPPWFVSVGSQKLYQPLAGILRLVGLSLMADFKSEGHMSVVTDIPLDYLRKLISEVRVKEYNKESWQSWYNRTGSGQLLRQASTAVCILNEMIFGLSDQSVDSLTKMLQKSIVKREEIQEFDGSVADSQPCTVESSELTQSIWKLSQAKASRSHLIDCIGRILHEYLSSEVWDLPVDCKPTHIQPDSEVDEIPSHFFHDTAVLHQVIIDGIGTFAVCLGKDFSSSGFLHSSLYLLLESLICSNFHVRSASDAVLHILSSTSGHRTVGQLILANADYVIDSICRQLRHLDLNPHVPSVLASMLSYVGVAHKILPLLEEPMRSASQELEILGRHQHPELTIPFLKAVAEIAKASKHEASLLPAAAESYLMHVKSNIMKEVRQESRQGSPSHFDNHIDMSQMELDEESCASFDDDMTHVEQWESILLKLNDSRRYRRIVGSIAGSCLTAATPLMASAKQVSCLIAMDIIEDGITTLAKVEEAYQHEKETKETIEEVIRSYSLYQLHDTLDAAEEGTDENRLLPAMNKIWPFLVACIRNKIPVAVRRCTSVVSKVVQICGGDFFSRRFHTDGSHFWKFLSMSPFQKKPFSKEERIPLQLPYRSTPTSSEDSMAEVSSLKVQVAVLNMIADLSRNKRSASSLEAVLKKVSGLVVGIACSGVAGLLDASVNALQGLASIDPDLIWLLLADVYYSLKKKDLPSPHASSFPPISQILPPPLSPKGYLYVQYGGQSYGFDIDFHSVEAVFKKLHALVFSTQKYI, encoded by the exons ATGTTTACTTGCATTTCTCCAGTCACAAACTGCTGCAGCTGCCATTGGACACTGGCTATCACTTCTTCTCAAG ATATTGAAGTGGCACGAGGACATCGAGGCAATGCAAAGCTCCGTGTTGAAGCCTTTGTGACCTTACGTGTGCTTGTATCTAAG GTTGGTACTGCAGATGCGCTAGCTTTCTTTCTGCCTGGTGTTGTTAGTCAATTTGCCAAAGTTTTGCATGTCTCAAAAACAATGATAAGTGGGGCTGCTGGAAGTGTGGATGCTACCGACCAAGCAATTAGAGGCTTGGCCGAGTATTTAATGGTAGTTCTTCAGGATGATGCTAATTTATCGAACCTTGACATACCCTTAAATGTCATCGCTGGATTTAGTTCAAACAAGAATGAATCTGTCCATTCAATTCTGGATGAGCTTTGCCATTTGCCCAGTATCACTCAAGGTCAGCGTAAAATTGTGGCTGCAGAATCGATTGGTGTAGCTGCAGATTTGGATTCCCATGGATCTGATATAAAAATAAACAGGAACAATAAATTTGGCAAGGAAATAGGATCTCTGCATGTGGATCGTACAAGAGATTGGATTGAGAAAACTTCAGCGCATCTGGATAAATTATTGAGTGCAACCTTTCCACAT atATGTGTTCATCCAGCAAAGAAGATGAGACGAGGATTACTGGCTGCCATACAAGGACTGTTATCAAACTGTAGTTACACTCTGAAGGACAGCAGATTGATGCTCTTG GAGTGCCTGTGTGTCTTGATTGTTGATGATTCTGAAGAGGTGTCTGCACCTGCTCAGGAGTTTATTGAATATTTATTCTCTTCGAGTGGAAAACATCATGTAAAACGTGATATTACTGAAATATTTAGCAG GCTCATTGAGAAGCTTCCAAAAGTGGTAATGGGCAATGAGGACTCACTTGCACTCTCGCATGCTAAAAAATTGCTTGCAGTCATATATTATTCTGGTCCTCACTTCGTGATGGAACAGCTTGTGTCTCCG GTAACAGCTGCAAGATTCTTGGATGTTCTTGCCCTCTGTCTGAGTCAGAATTCACTGTTTGCTGGTGATCTTCACAAACTTACTTTAGCAAGGCCATCCTCTGTTGGATATCTTCCTTCTGTTGCTGAGTTGAAAGCTAATTCCCAGTTTCTCACTGATTACCAGACCATCATGGATTTTGTGCCTTCTGATATCTCAAAGTTAAGAGATATTCAAGGAAGAAGAATTCAATACCCATTGGAAACTGTGGAGAATAATTATGAACTTCCCCGTATGCCTCCTTGGTTTGTTTCTGTTGGCAGTCAGAAATTATATCAGCCTCTTGCAGGAATTCTTAGACTAGTAGGTTTATCTTTAATGGCAG ACTTCAAAAGTGAAGGGCATATGTCAGTTGTTACAGATATCCCACTTGATTACCTGCGTAAACTTATATCTGAGGTCCGTGTCAAGGAATACAATAAAGAGAGCTGGCAATCTTGGTATAACAGAACTGGCTCTGGACAATTACTGCGTCAGGCCAGCACTGCAGTTTGTATCTTGAATGAGATGATATTTGGTCTATCAGATCAGTCAGTCGATAGTCTTACAAAAATGCTTCAAAAGTCCATTGTTAAGAGGGAAGAGATTCAAGAATTTGATGGAAGTGTTGCTGACAGTCAGCCTTGCACAGTTGAATCTTCTGAGCTTACTCAATCTATTTGGAAGCTTTCACAGGCAAAAGCTTCTAGGAGTCACCTGATTGATTGCATTGGTAGAATTTTACATGAATATCTATCATCTGAAGTGTGGGATCTTCCAGTGGATTGCAAACCGACTCACATTCAACCTGATAGTGAAGTTGATGAAATTCCTTCTCACTTCTTCCATGATACTGCTGTGCTACATCAG GTTATTATTGATGGAATAGGCACCTTCGCTGTTTGCCTGGGAAAAGATTTTTCTTCAAGCGGATTTCTTCACTCATCTCTTTACCTGTTGCTTGAGAGTCTTATTTGCTCAAACTTCCACGTTAGAAGTGCTTCTGATGCTGTTTTACATATCCTTTCTTCTACATCTGGCCATCGAACG GTTGGGCAATTGATCTTGGCAAATGCTGATTACGTAATTGATTCAATATGTCGGCAATTACGCCATTTGGATCTAAACCCGCATGTGCCTAGTGTTCTTGCTTCCATGCTTTCCTATGTTGGAGTGGCTCATAAAATATTGCCTCTCTTGGAGGAACCG ATGCGTTCTGCTTCACAGGAACTCGAGATTCTTGGCAGGCATCAGCACCCAGAATTAACTATTCCCTTTTTGAAG GCTGTAGCTGAAATCGCCAAGGCATCAAAACATGAGGCTTCGTTGTTGCCCGCTGCTGCAGAATCGTATCTGATGCATGTCAAGTCCAACATAATGAAGGAAGTTAGACAAGAATCCAGACAAGGTTCACCATCACATTTTGACAATCACATTGATATGTCTCAAATGGAATTGG ATGAAGAATCCTGTGCTTCTTTTGATGATGATATGACACATGTAGAGCAATGGGAGAGTATTTTGTTGAAGTTGAATGATTCCAGAAGATACAGAAGAATTGTTGGATCTATTGCTGGTTCATGCTTAACAGCTGCAACCCCTCTAATGGCTTCAGCGAAGCAAGTGTCATGCTTGATAGCCATGGATATAATTGAG GATGGAATCACAACACTTGCTAAAGTGGAAGAAGCTTATCAGCATGAAAAGGAAACTAAAGAAACAATTGAGGAGGTGATTCGTTCATACTCATTGTATCAGCTTCATGATACTTTGGATGCTGCTGAGGAAGGAACTGATGAGAACAGGTTGCTTCCAGCAATGAATAAGATATGGCCCTTCCTGGTTGCTTGTATTAGAAATAAAATTCCAGTG GCTGTGAGGAGATGTACAAGTGTGGTGAGCAAAGTCGTGCAAATATGTGGAGGAGATTTCTTTTCACGCCGCTTTCACACTGATGGATCACACTTTTGGAAATTTCTTTCCATGTCTCCATTTCAGAAAAAACCCTTCTCAAAAGAAGAAAGAATCCCATTACAACTTCCTTACAGAAGCACTCCTACTTCTTCAGAGGACTCGATGGCAGAAGTTTCAAGCTTGAAAGTCCAGGTTGCAGTGCTTAACATGATAGCTGATTTATCCCGAAACAAAAGGAGTGCTTCATCATTAGAAGCAGTCCTTAAGAAGGTTAGCGGTTTGGTCGTGGGGATAGCATGTAGTGGTGTTGCTGGCCTTCTGGATGCATCCGTTAATGCGTTACAAGGACTTGcatctattgaccctgaccttatTTGGCTTCTATTAGCTGATGTATACTACTCTCTGAAGAAGAAAGACCTGCCTTCTCCACATGCTTCAAGTTTTCCACCGATCTCTCAGATTTTGCCCCCTCCACTTTCTCCTAAAGGATATCTCTATGTACAGTATGGAGGACAAAGCTATGGTTTTGATATTGATTTCCACTCTGTAGAAGCTGTGTTTAAGAAACTACATGCCCTGGTTTTTAGTACTCAAAAGTATATATGA
- the LOC110660661 gene encoding uncharacterized protein LOC110660661 isoform X3 yields the protein MEHFDNLTVENDDELEEVARRRSGIFLQLKPYCLELLELLQNPKKDSSAIHSLLQFLRTSPSYALQPFFDYTLFPLLLLLDAAVDSRGSKKDDPEDKANSKNLPHKVSDKVAEAVLQCLEELLKKCHLGSVDQMVVLMKKLTHVAMLSPHEASEEFREGVIKCFRSLLLSLPPCSDEDCSCRQSLGRPALLENADMQALTCGTSNYDSEREECLLAFLQSQTAAAAIGHWLSLLLKAADIEVARGHRGNAKLRVEAFVTLRVLVSKVGTADALAFFLPGVVSQFAKVLHVSKTMISGAAGSVDATDQAIRGLAEYLMVVLQDDANLSNLDIPLNVIAGFSSNKNESVHSILDELCHLPSITQGQRKIVAAESIGVAADLDSHGSDIKINRNNKFGKEIGSLHVDRTRDWIEKTSAHLDKLLSATFPHICVHPAKKMRRGLLAAIQGLLSNCSYTLKDSRLMLLECLCVLIVDDSEEVSAPAQEFIEYLFSSSGKHHVKRDITEIFSRLIEKLPKVVMGNEDSLALSHAKKLLAVIYYSGPHFVMEQLVSPVTAARFLDVLALCLSQNSLFAGDLHKLTLARPSSVGYLPSVAELKANSQFLTDYQTIMDFVPSDISKLRDIQGRRIQYPLETVENNYELPRMPPWFVSVGSQKLYQPLAGILRLVGLSLMADFKSEGHMSVVTDIPLDYLRKLISEVRVKEYNKESWQSWYNRTGSGQLLRQASTAVCILNEMIFGLSDQSVDSLTKMLQKSIVKREEIQEFDGSVADSQPCTVESSELTQSIWKLSQAKASRSHLIDCIGRILHEYLSSEVWDLPVDCKPTHIQPDSEVDEIPSHFFHDTAVLHQVIIDGIGTFAVCLGKDFSSSGFLHSSLYLLLESLICSNFHVRSASDAVLHILSSTSGHRTVGQLILANADYVIDSICRQLRHLDLNPHVPSVLASMLSYVGVAHKILPLLEEPMRSASQELEILGRHQHPELTIPFLKAVAEIAKASKHEASLLPAAAESYLMHVKSNIMKEVRQESRQDEESCASFDDDMTHVEQWESILLKLNDSRRYRRIVGSIAGSCLTAATPLMASAKQVSCLIAMDIIEDGITTLAKVEEAYQHEKETKETIEEVIRSYSLYQLHDTLDAAEEGTDENRLLPAMNKIWPFLVACIRNKIPVAVRRCTSVVSKVVQICGGDFFSRRFHTDGSHFWKFLSMSPFQKKPFSKEERIPLQLPYRSTPTSSEDSMAEVSSLKVQVAVLNMIADLSRNKRSASSLEAVLKKVSGLVVGIACSGVAGLLDASVNALQGLASIDPDLIWLLLADVYYSLKKKDLPSPHASSFPPISQILPPPLSPKGYLYVQYGGQSYGFDIDFHSVEAVFKKLHALVFSTQKYI from the exons ATGGAACATTTTGATAATCTCACGGTCGAAAACGACGACGAACTAGAAGAAGTGGCACGACGAAGAAGCGGTATTTTCTTGCAGCTAAAACCTTATTGCTTGGAGCTTCTAGAGCttctccaaaaccctaaaaaaGACTCCTCTGCTATCCATTCATTGCTCCAGTTCCTTCGTACCTCTCCTTCTTACGCCCTCCAACCTTTCTTCGA CTATACCTTGTTCCCACTGCTGCTTCTATTGGATGCAGCAGTTGATAGCAGAGGTTCGAAGAAGGATGATCCTGAGGATAAAGCTAACTCCAAAAATTTGCCTCACAAAGTGAGTGATAAAGTGGCTGAAGCTGTCCTGCAATGTTTGGAGGAGCTTCTAaagaagtgtcatttgggatcTGTGGATCAG ATGGTTGTACTTATGAAAAAATTGACTCATGTGGCTATGCTTTCTCCCCATGAGGCTTCAGAAGAGTTTCGTGAAGGAGTAATCAAGTGTTTTAGGTCTCTACTTCTAAGTTTACCTCCTTGCTCAGATGAAGATTGCTCATGTAGACAGAGTCTTGGTCGGCCTGCACTCTTAGAAAATGCAGATATGCAAGCATTAACATGTGggacttcaaattatgattcggAGCGAGAGGAATGTTTACTTGCATTTCTCCAGTCACAAACTGCTGCAGCTGCCATTGGACACTGGCTATCACTTCTTCTCAAG GCTGCAGATATTGAAGTGGCACGAGGACATCGAGGCAATGCAAAGCTCCGTGTTGAAGCCTTTGTGACCTTACGTGTGCTTGTATCTAAG GTTGGTACTGCAGATGCGCTAGCTTTCTTTCTGCCTGGTGTTGTTAGTCAATTTGCCAAAGTTTTGCATGTCTCAAAAACAATGATAAGTGGGGCTGCTGGAAGTGTGGATGCTACCGACCAAGCAATTAGAGGCTTGGCCGAGTATTTAATGGTAGTTCTTCAGGATGATGCTAATTTATCGAACCTTGACATACCCTTAAATGTCATCGCTGGATTTAGTTCAAACAAGAATGAATCTGTCCATTCAATTCTGGATGAGCTTTGCCATTTGCCCAGTATCACTCAAGGTCAGCGTAAAATTGTGGCTGCAGAATCGATTGGTGTAGCTGCAGATTTGGATTCCCATGGATCTGATATAAAAATAAACAGGAACAATAAATTTGGCAAGGAAATAGGATCTCTGCATGTGGATCGTACAAGAGATTGGATTGAGAAAACTTCAGCGCATCTGGATAAATTATTGAGTGCAACCTTTCCACAT atATGTGTTCATCCAGCAAAGAAGATGAGACGAGGATTACTGGCTGCCATACAAGGACTGTTATCAAACTGTAGTTACACTCTGAAGGACAGCAGATTGATGCTCTTG GAGTGCCTGTGTGTCTTGATTGTTGATGATTCTGAAGAGGTGTCTGCACCTGCTCAGGAGTTTATTGAATATTTATTCTCTTCGAGTGGAAAACATCATGTAAAACGTGATATTACTGAAATATTTAGCAG GCTCATTGAGAAGCTTCCAAAAGTGGTAATGGGCAATGAGGACTCACTTGCACTCTCGCATGCTAAAAAATTGCTTGCAGTCATATATTATTCTGGTCCTCACTTCGTGATGGAACAGCTTGTGTCTCCG GTAACAGCTGCAAGATTCTTGGATGTTCTTGCCCTCTGTCTGAGTCAGAATTCACTGTTTGCTGGTGATCTTCACAAACTTACTTTAGCAAGGCCATCCTCTGTTGGATATCTTCCTTCTGTTGCTGAGTTGAAAGCTAATTCCCAGTTTCTCACTGATTACCAGACCATCATGGATTTTGTGCCTTCTGATATCTCAAAGTTAAGAGATATTCAAGGAAGAAGAATTCAATACCCATTGGAAACTGTGGAGAATAATTATGAACTTCCCCGTATGCCTCCTTGGTTTGTTTCTGTTGGCAGTCAGAAATTATATCAGCCTCTTGCAGGAATTCTTAGACTAGTAGGTTTATCTTTAATGGCAG ACTTCAAAAGTGAAGGGCATATGTCAGTTGTTACAGATATCCCACTTGATTACCTGCGTAAACTTATATCTGAGGTCCGTGTCAAGGAATACAATAAAGAGAGCTGGCAATCTTGGTATAACAGAACTGGCTCTGGACAATTACTGCGTCAGGCCAGCACTGCAGTTTGTATCTTGAATGAGATGATATTTGGTCTATCAGATCAGTCAGTCGATAGTCTTACAAAAATGCTTCAAAAGTCCATTGTTAAGAGGGAAGAGATTCAAGAATTTGATGGAAGTGTTGCTGACAGTCAGCCTTGCACAGTTGAATCTTCTGAGCTTACTCAATCTATTTGGAAGCTTTCACAGGCAAAAGCTTCTAGGAGTCACCTGATTGATTGCATTGGTAGAATTTTACATGAATATCTATCATCTGAAGTGTGGGATCTTCCAGTGGATTGCAAACCGACTCACATTCAACCTGATAGTGAAGTTGATGAAATTCCTTCTCACTTCTTCCATGATACTGCTGTGCTACATCAG GTTATTATTGATGGAATAGGCACCTTCGCTGTTTGCCTGGGAAAAGATTTTTCTTCAAGCGGATTTCTTCACTCATCTCTTTACCTGTTGCTTGAGAGTCTTATTTGCTCAAACTTCCACGTTAGAAGTGCTTCTGATGCTGTTTTACATATCCTTTCTTCTACATCTGGCCATCGAACG GTTGGGCAATTGATCTTGGCAAATGCTGATTACGTAATTGATTCAATATGTCGGCAATTACGCCATTTGGATCTAAACCCGCATGTGCCTAGTGTTCTTGCTTCCATGCTTTCCTATGTTGGAGTGGCTCATAAAATATTGCCTCTCTTGGAGGAACCG ATGCGTTCTGCTTCACAGGAACTCGAGATTCTTGGCAGGCATCAGCACCCAGAATTAACTATTCCCTTTTTGAAG GCTGTAGCTGAAATCGCCAAGGCATCAAAACATGAGGCTTCGTTGTTGCCCGCTGCTGCAGAATCGTATCTGATGCATGTCAAGTCCAACATAATGAAGGAAGTTAGACAAGAATCCAGACAAG ATGAAGAATCCTGTGCTTCTTTTGATGATGATATGACACATGTAGAGCAATGGGAGAGTATTTTGTTGAAGTTGAATGATTCCAGAAGATACAGAAGAATTGTTGGATCTATTGCTGGTTCATGCTTAACAGCTGCAACCCCTCTAATGGCTTCAGCGAAGCAAGTGTCATGCTTGATAGCCATGGATATAATTGAG GATGGAATCACAACACTTGCTAAAGTGGAAGAAGCTTATCAGCATGAAAAGGAAACTAAAGAAACAATTGAGGAGGTGATTCGTTCATACTCATTGTATCAGCTTCATGATACTTTGGATGCTGCTGAGGAAGGAACTGATGAGAACAGGTTGCTTCCAGCAATGAATAAGATATGGCCCTTCCTGGTTGCTTGTATTAGAAATAAAATTCCAGTG GCTGTGAGGAGATGTACAAGTGTGGTGAGCAAAGTCGTGCAAATATGTGGAGGAGATTTCTTTTCACGCCGCTTTCACACTGATGGATCACACTTTTGGAAATTTCTTTCCATGTCTCCATTTCAGAAAAAACCCTTCTCAAAAGAAGAAAGAATCCCATTACAACTTCCTTACAGAAGCACTCCTACTTCTTCAGAGGACTCGATGGCAGAAGTTTCAAGCTTGAAAGTCCAGGTTGCAGTGCTTAACATGATAGCTGATTTATCCCGAAACAAAAGGAGTGCTTCATCATTAGAAGCAGTCCTTAAGAAGGTTAGCGGTTTGGTCGTGGGGATAGCATGTAGTGGTGTTGCTGGCCTTCTGGATGCATCCGTTAATGCGTTACAAGGACTTGcatctattgaccctgaccttatTTGGCTTCTATTAGCTGATGTATACTACTCTCTGAAGAAGAAAGACCTGCCTTCTCCACATGCTTCAAGTTTTCCACCGATCTCTCAGATTTTGCCCCCTCCACTTTCTCCTAAAGGATATCTCTATGTACAGTATGGAGGACAAAGCTATGGTTTTGATATTGATTTCCACTCTGTAGAAGCTGTGTTTAAGAAACTACATGCCCTGGTTTTTAGTACTCAAAAGTATATATGA